In Patescibacteria group bacterium, the following proteins share a genomic window:
- a CDS encoding twin-arginine translocase subunit TatC — MVATNIQPINSSELAKIKEKLSPFLKEIRKRIIFTVAVFVVATIIGFIFYEKIIKFLLSLLPLEGINIVFTSPFQFINLAISCGIATGLVVALPLLIIQVLSFLKPALKRKEFKRIIKFLPFSVILFLIGFVFGALIMKWQIEVFQAKSVQLGIGSMLDISKLLSTFLLISTLMGISFQFPILLLCLVRFDLISRQELSRKRLWIYLGSFFFAILLPIDSVLADILLSLPLIVLFELTLFLSRVYKRR, encoded by the coding sequence ATGGTTGCGACTAATATCCAACCTATAAATTCTTCTGAATTAGCCAAGATAAAAGAAAAACTTTCCCCTTTCCTCAAAGAAATCAGAAAAAGAATCATTTTTACCGTCGCCGTTTTTGTTGTTGCTACAATTATTGGTTTTATCTTTTATGAAAAAATCATTAAATTCTTACTTAGTCTTCTCCCTCTTGAAGGAATAAACATTGTTTTTACCTCTCCTTTTCAGTTCATTAATCTAGCCATCAGCTGCGGGATCGCTACTGGATTGGTAGTCGCCCTTCCTCTTTTAATCATCCAGGTTTTGTCTTTTCTAAAACCAGCTTTAAAGAGAAAAGAGTTTAAAAGAATAATCAAATTCTTACCTTTTTCCGTCATCCTTTTTTTAATTGGATTTGTTTTCGGGGCTCTAATTATGAAATGGCAGATCGAGGTCTTCCAGGCCAAATCAGTTCAATTAGGTATCGGCAGCATGTTAGATATCAGTAAGCTTCTGTCTACCTTTCTTTTAATCTCCACTCTAATGGGAATTAGTTTCCAGTTTCCAATTCTCTTGCTTTGCTTAGTCCGTTTTGACCTCATCAGCCGCCAAGAGTTAAGCCGAAAACGTCTGTGGATTTATCTGGGTTCTTTTTTCTTCGCTATCCTTCTTCCCATTGATTCAGTTTTGGCCGACATTCTTCTTTCTTTACCTCTTATCGTTTTATTTGAACTTACCCTGTTTTTGAGCAGGGTCTATAAAAGAAGATAA
- a CDS encoding twin-arginine translocase TatA/TatE family subunit, giving the protein MFRSIGTTELIVVAVIVVFLFGGKKIPELFEGVAKALKEFKDASGGTDKKDKGNA; this is encoded by the coding sequence ATGTTCCGCTCAATCGGGACCACAGAACTAATAGTTGTCGCTGTCATCGTTGTCTTCCTCTTCGGAGGTAAGAAAATCCCAGAACTCTTTGAAGGGGTAGCTAAGGCACTCAAAGAATTTAAAGACGCCTCGGGAGGCACCGACAAAAAAGACAAAGGTAATGCTTAA
- the mnmA gene encoding tRNA 2-thiouridine(34) synthase MnmA: MKKQKVAVAMSGGVDSGVAAVLLVKQGYKVAGFHLQLWSEREKDQTFLNKCCDTASLQSAQRTASQLKIPFFKVDFVAPLFKKRVVDYFLREYGLGRTPNPCVVCNRFIKFGELMTYAQNLGHDYLATGHYARIVKNKQFHLLKGKDKKKDQSYFLYNLNQKKLAKIFFPVGDYQKKEVIKMAKKWQLPVAERPESQEICFFPEDDYRPFLKRQIKEKIIPGEVVNLKGQVIGKHLGLPLYTVGQRHGFKITDKKVLGPLYVVDKKVKKNQLVVGFGKEVEKKEFLVKDVNWLSGNPPKKEIKCQVRIRHQGDLLKARIRGKKEVKVVLDESERGVAPGQAAVFYQGEEVFGGGIISLNRD; encoded by the coding sequence ATGAAGAAACAAAAAGTCGCCGTTGCTATGAGCGGGGGAGTTGATTCCGGAGTGGCCGCAGTCTTACTGGTCAAACAAGGTTACAAAGTAGCGGGTTTCCATCTGCAACTTTGGTCAGAAAGGGAAAAAGATCAGACTTTTTTAAATAAGTGTTGCGATACCGCCAGTTTACAATCGGCTCAACGAACCGCTAGTCAATTAAAGATACCTTTTTTTAAAGTTGACTTTGTGGCCCCTCTTTTTAAAAAAAGAGTAGTTGACTACTTTTTAAGAGAATATGGTTTAGGACGAACCCCAAATCCTTGTGTTGTTTGTAATCGTTTTATCAAATTTGGAGAATTAATGACTTATGCTCAAAATTTAGGCCACGATTATTTGGCCACCGGTCATTACGCAAGGATAGTAAAAAACAAACAGTTTCATCTTTTAAAGGGAAAAGACAAGAAAAAAGACCAATCTTATTTTCTTTACAATCTTAATCAAAAAAAGCTAGCCAAGATATTTTTTCCTGTTGGTGATTATCAAAAAAAAGAAGTAATTAAAATGGCTAAAAAATGGCAGTTACCAGTGGCCGAAAGACCTGAATCTCAAGAAATTTGTTTTTTCCCAGAAGATGATTATCGACCTTTTTTAAAACGGCAAATTAAAGAAAAAATCATTCCTGGTGAAGTGGTTAATCTTAAAGGTCAAGTGATTGGTAAACATTTAGGATTGCCTTTGTATACGGTGGGCCAAAGGCACGGTTTTAAGATTACTGACAAAAAAGTCCTAGGACCTCTTTATGTAGTTGATAAGAAAGTTAAAAAGAATCAGTTAGTCGTCGGTTTTGGCAAAGAAGTAGAAAAGAAAGAATTTTTAGTTAAAGACGTTAATTGGCTTTCTGGAAATCCGCCTAAAAAAGAAATAAAGTGTCAGGTAAGAATTCGTCATCAGGGTGATCTTCTGAAAGCAAGGATTAGAGGAAAGAAAGAAGTAAAAGTTGTTTTGGATGAATCAGAACGAGGCGTCGCTCCTGGTCAAGCAGCGGTTTTTTATCAAGGCGAGGAAGTATTTGGAGGCGGAATAATTAGCTTGAATAGGGATTGA
- a CDS encoding twin-arginine translocase TatA/TatE family subunit, producing MFSFLKNISPTEVILIVLILVVLFGGKFAIKLGRVGGESFREIKKIKDGLTGTTEKSESRKD from the coding sequence ATGTTTAGTTTCTTAAAAAATATCAGTCCAACAGAAGTAATTCTTATTGTTCTGATCCTTGTGGTCCTGTTTGGCGGTAAATTCGCCATTAAATTAGGCAGGGTAGGGGGAGAAAGCTTCAGAGAAATTAAAAAAATCAAAGACGGCCTTACCGGGACTACTGAAAAAAGCGAATCACGTAAGGATTAA